The proteins below are encoded in one region of Sulfolobus sp. A20:
- a CDS encoding peptidase M50: MSWNYRYLEWRFNNLSEAVAFLLASLSLAVAFIPFYNPYAIVSNPIQNIIIPYVVALLAVIPHEIGHRQMARRYNCYSRFALSFAGFWTTLLFNLVGSFLHFLVFFSGYTAISCGFRSSTEIEGKTAMAGPLTNIILGFIGLIGSLFLPPFSLIGIFFAELASFNFWVAFFNLLPFWVLDGLKIFRWNVIIWGILILIAFVITFFVVI, translated from the coding sequence TAGCATTTTTACTAGCTTCATTATCGTTAGCAGTGGCTTTCATACCTTTTTATAATCCTTATGCAATAGTATCCAATCCGATTCAAAATATAATAATACCTTACGTTGTAGCATTGTTAGCCGTAATACCTCATGAAATAGGGCATAGGCAAATGGCTAGAAGATATAATTGCTATTCTAGGTTTGCGTTAAGCTTTGCAGGTTTCTGGACTACATTATTATTCAATCTTGTAGGGAGCTTCCTTCACTTTTTAGTATTCTTTTCTGGCTATACAGCAATATCTTGCGGATTTAGAAGTTCTACGGAAATCGAAGGGAAAACAGCTATGGCAGGTCCTTTAACTAATATCATCCTAGGATTTATAGGGCTTATAGGAAGTTTATTTTTGCCTCCATTTAGTTTAATAGGAATCTTCTTTGCTGAACTGGCTTCGTTTAATTTCTGGGTAGCGTTCTTTAACCTACTTCCCTTCTGGGTACTAGACGGGTTAAAAATATTTAGATGGAATGTCATCATTTGGGGCATTCTAATATTAATTGCATTCGTGATAACATTTTTTGTAGTCATATAA
- a CDS encoding rhomboid family intramembrane serine protease: MECHHLGHSNINCIRDNIFCSHISNAIQTWKKAVTGMNVKDIFTTPSFLLMLLIFIGFAIGFTISLINTNYLYYIEQLNYLVIHGYYYELITSIFVTSSVVDFVFNFLSMYIIYLIFGSRAKRNEYGIFLFSGILGNIFTVFFYGPFTLSSGASGGIFGILAYYTFYDFISGGNLGVYGLIFLIAVFGISDIFFPNVNVYAHVGGIIGGIIYAAGYYLLKHSRKVN, translated from the coding sequence ATGGAATGTCATCATTTGGGGCATTCTAATATTAATTGCATTCGTGATAACATTTTTTGTAGTCATATAAGTAATGCAATACAAACTTGGAAAAAAGCGGTGACGGGAATGAATGTTAAAGACATTTTTACGACTCCATCCTTTTTATTAATGCTATTAATATTTATTGGTTTCGCTATCGGTTTTACAATATCTCTAATAAATACAAATTATCTATATTATATAGAACAACTGAATTATTTGGTGATTCATGGTTATTATTATGAGTTAATCACATCAATTTTCGTAACAAGTAGTGTTGTTGACTTTGTATTTAATTTTTTATCAATGTATATAATATATTTGATCTTCGGATCAAGAGCTAAGAGAAATGAATACGGAATTTTTCTCTTCTCAGGAATATTAGGCAATATATTTACTGTGTTTTTTTATGGTCCATTTACCTTGTCTTCAGGTGCTTCAGGGGGAATTTTTGGTATATTAGCTTATTACACGTTTTATGACTTTATAAGCGGGGGAAATTTGGGAGTTTATGGGTTAATATTTCTAATAGCGGTTTTCGGTATCAGTGACATTTTCTTTCCTAATGTAAACGTTTACGCTCACGTTGGCGGTATTATAGGAGGTATTATATATGCTGCTGGTTATTATCTTTTAAAGCATTCTAGGAAAGTTAATTAA
- a CDS encoding adenylate kinase family protein: MIMLITGTPGVGKSLVSSKLREIFKCEYLNVSRFVVERKLYTEFDEISQSYVIDEEKVKEELRKFLEKQTNVIIETIYPSLIPKADLVVVLRRNPLKLYRELKDRGWSELKIAENVEAEILGVTAEEAKQNFENVCEIDTTNNNVEQIVNKIINKVCDRDVDWLNNSEVQDLLINLDNIISSHENNI; the protein is encoded by the coding sequence ATGATAATGCTAATAACCGGAACCCCTGGTGTAGGAAAGAGCTTAGTCTCCTCAAAGCTTAGAGAAATTTTTAAATGTGAATATTTAAATGTATCGCGATTTGTAGTAGAGAGAAAATTATATACTGAATTTGATGAGATTAGTCAAAGTTATGTTATAGATGAGGAAAAAGTTAAGGAAGAACTCAGAAAGTTTTTGGAAAAGCAGACTAATGTAATAATTGAGACTATTTATCCATCGTTAATTCCTAAAGCTGATCTAGTAGTAGTCTTAAGGAGAAATCCCTTAAAGTTATACAGAGAGTTAAAGGATAGGGGTTGGAGTGAGCTAAAAATAGCGGAGAACGTGGAAGCTGAGATATTAGGAGTTACAGCAGAAGAGGCAAAACAGAATTTCGAAAACGTATGTGAAATAGATACGACAAATAATAACGTAGAACAAATTGTAAATAAAATTATAAATAAAGTCTGTGATAGGGACGTAGATTGGCTAAATAATTCTGAAGTGCAAGATCTTTTAATAAATTTAGATAATATTATTAGCTCCCACGAGAATAATATCTAG
- a CDS encoding Mrp/NBP35 family ATP-binding protein, with protein MSDNPFRIQSPQPQRQPRDLRKAAPQVQAADLKVQMKLKSIKYKIGVVSGKGGVGKSFVSSNLAMALAASGRKVGIVDVDFHGPSVPKMLGVRGQMLTADDKGINPVIGPFGIKVVSIDFLLPRDDTPVVWRGAIKHTAIKQFLGDVNWGELDYLIIDMPPGTGDEALSVAQLVTGLTGFIIVTIPSEVSTLAVRKSINFARTVNSKILGVIENMSHFVCPSDGKRYYIFGEGKGKKMAEEMGVDLLGQIPLDPVIAEANDLGEPFFLKYPDSPASKEFLSVADKLIKILEHNNNS; from the coding sequence ATGAGTGATAACCCATTTAGAATTCAAAGCCCTCAACCGCAGAGACAGCCAAGAGATTTGAGGAAAGCGGCCCCTCAAGTTCAAGCAGCTGATTTAAAAGTACAAATGAAATTAAAAAGCATAAAATACAAGATTGGCGTAGTTAGTGGTAAAGGTGGTGTGGGAAAATCTTTTGTTTCCTCTAATTTAGCCATGGCATTGGCAGCAAGTGGTAGAAAAGTTGGAATAGTTGATGTAGATTTTCACGGTCCCTCAGTTCCTAAAATGTTAGGTGTTAGGGGACAGATGTTAACGGCTGATGATAAAGGTATTAACCCAGTAATAGGACCATTTGGAATAAAAGTCGTATCGATAGATTTTCTCTTACCTAGAGATGACACTCCAGTAGTGTGGAGGGGCGCAATAAAACATACCGCAATAAAGCAATTTTTAGGTGATGTTAATTGGGGAGAATTAGATTATTTAATAATCGATATGCCTCCCGGAACTGGAGATGAGGCACTCTCTGTAGCACAACTGGTCACTGGCTTGACTGGTTTTATAATTGTTACAATACCATCTGAGGTCTCAACACTTGCAGTGAGAAAATCAATAAATTTTGCTAGAACTGTCAATAGTAAAATTTTAGGAGTAATTGAAAATATGAGCCATTTCGTTTGTCCTTCTGATGGTAAACGTTATTATATATTTGGAGAAGGGAAGGGTAAGAAGATGGCTGAGGAAATGGGTGTAGATCTATTAGGGCAAATACCATTAGATCCAGTTATTGCCGAGGCAAACGATCTAGGTGAGCCTTTCTTCTTAAAGTACCCCGATTCTCCAGCCTCTAAAGAGTTCTTAAGCGTTGCTGATAAACTAATTAAGATACTCGAACATAATAATAATTCTTAA